A single window of Salvia splendens isolate huo1 chromosome 6, SspV2, whole genome shotgun sequence DNA harbors:
- the LOC121809748 gene encoding 65-kDa microtubule-associated protein 6-like, translating to MMTAAFGSNSISFHTSNTCNTLLKELQQLWTEIGETQADKDRMLMELERECLEIYRRKVDEAANDKARLHQSIASMEAEAAMLIATLGEININSPVQSDKKTKSLKGQLASVRPLVEDLKLKEEERMKQFADIKSQIEKISGEISGYGSTSSSMSVLTLEEQDLSVRKLTEHQSKLRSLQKEKSERLQKVMDYVNEVHTLCGVLSIDFGQTVSDIHPSLHGSSVGLVTNISDSTLEGLDQAVLKLKTEKKFRFQKLKDVAGSLFELWNLMDTSKEDKASFLRITSVLGLSESEIMQPGALSPETVQQVSAEVERLTKLKTSRLKELVMKKRSELEDLCCKIHIQPDQSTAAEKTSVLIDSGLVDPCELLANIEAQICKVKDEAFSRKEIMERIDRWLSACDEEKWLDDYNLDHNRYSAVRGAHINLKRAERARIMINKIPAMVDNLISKTLSWEEEKQKLFLYDGVRLVSILEDYKQARRLKEEEKKRARDHKKLQDVLLTEKESMYGSKPSPRRSNSFRNQNGYRAYGNGSVTPSPRRNSLGAATPELLTPRSYSGRHNGYFKEMRRLSTAPLNFVAIPKEDTMSFSSIGGSEPESPPQV from the exons ATGATGACTGCTGCATTTGGGAGTAATTCCATCAGTTTCCACACAAGCAATACTTGCAATACTCTGCTGAAAGAACTTCAg CAATTATGGACTGAAATTGGGGAGACTCAAGCGGATAAAGACCGCATGTTAATGGAGCTCGAGCGAGAGTGTTTGGAGATCTACAGAAGAAAGGTTGATGAGGCCGCAAATGACAAGGCACGCCTTCATCAGTCTATTGCTTCTATGGAAGCTGAGGCTGCAATGCTTATTGCAACTCTTGGAGAAATCAACATAAATTCGCCG GTGCAGTCTGACAAGAAAACGAAATCTTTGAAAGGGCAGCTAGCCTCAGTCAGACCATTAGTGGAAGATCTAAAACTTAAGGAGGAGGAAAGAATGAAGCAATTTGCAGATATTAAGTCACAAATCGAGAAGATTAGTGGCGAAATTTCTGGTTATGGCAGTACTTCCAGTTCCATGAGCGTCTTGACTCTGGAAGAACAAGACTTATCAGTGAGAAAACTCACCGAACATCAATCAAAACTACGTAGTCTTCAGAAAGAGAAG TCCGAGCGCCTCCAGAAAGTGATGGATTATGTGAACGAAGTGCATACTTTGTGTGGTGTCCTTAGTATAGATTTCGGCCAAACTGTGAGTGATATCCACCCAAGCTTGCACGGATCAAGTGTGGGGCTTGTCACAAATATCAGTGACAGCACATTGGAGGGGCTTGATCAGGCTGTCCTTAAGTTAAAAACCGAGAAAAAGTTCCGGTTTCAAAAG TTGAAAGATGTTGCCGGGTCTCTCTTTGAACTATGGAACTTGATGGATACATCGAAAGAAGACAAGGCTAGCTTCCTTAGAATTACTTCAGTCCTTGGTTTGTCCGAATCAGAAATTATGCAACCAGGCGCTCTTTCACCGGAGACAGTTCAGCAG GTATCAGCAGAGGTCGAGAGGCTCACGAAACTAAAAACGAGTAGGTTGAAGGAACTTGTGATGAAGAAGAGGTCGGAGTTGGAAGATCTGTGCTGTAAAATTCATATTCAACCAGATCAAAGCACAGCTGCCGAGAAAACCAGTGTTTTGATAGATTCGG GCTTGGTGGATCCCTGTGAGCTCTTAGCTAACATCGAGGCACAAATATGTAAAGTCAAAGACGAAGCTTTTAGCCGCAAAGAAATAATGGAAAGGATAGACCGGTGGCTTTCTGCTTGTGACGAGGAAAAGTGGCTTGACGATTATAACCTT GATCACAATCGCTACAGTGCTGTAAGAGGTGCACATATAAACCTTAAACGTGCAGAGCGAGCCAGGATCATGATAAATAAGATTCCAG CTATGGTTGATAATCTAATTAGCAAGACTCTTTCATGGGAGGAGGAGAAACAGAAACTGTTTCTTTATGATGGA GTGCGTTTGGTGTCGATTCTGGAGGACTACAAACAAGCCAGACGACTCaaggaagaggagaagaagcGAGCTCGG GATCACAAGAAACTGCAAGATGTGCTCCTTACCGAGAAAGAATCTATGTACGGGTCTAAGCCAAGTCCGAGGAGAAGCAACAGCTTCAGGAATCAAAACGGATATCGAGCATATGGGAATGGATCGGTGACACCCTCACCCCGTCGCAACTCCCTTGGCGCTGCGACTCCCGAGCTCCTCACACCACGCTCATATTCTGGCCGTCACAATGGCTATTTCAAGGAAATGAGAAGGCTCTCCACTGCTCCTCTGAACTTCGTCGCTATACCAAAGGAAGACACCATGTCGTTTTCCTCGATCGGTGGCTCCGAGCCCGAGTCCCCTCCTCAAGTTTGA